A window of the Streptosporangiales bacterium genome harbors these coding sequences:
- a CDS encoding ATP-binding cassette domain-containing protein: protein MVNSVDEGASAAVVAEGLRVVRGGREVLHGIDCTIPRGEVVGLLGPSGGGKTTLMRCVMGVQVVAAGTVTVLGLPAGHPRLRRRIGYRTQAPSVYDDLSVEENLRYFATVLGAPRDHVDRVVDDVDLGSHRRQVVRRLSGGQQARVSLAVALLGDPEVLVLDEPTVGLDPVLRHDLWALFARLAADRGSTLLVSSHVMDEAARCDRLLLLHDGDLLATSTADGLRERTGAADLEEAFLALVRDAGHERNGVRT from the coding sequence ATGGTGAATTCGGTGGACGAGGGCGCCTCGGCCGCGGTCGTCGCCGAGGGGCTGCGGGTCGTGCGCGGTGGGCGTGAGGTGCTGCACGGGATCGACTGCACCATTCCGCGCGGCGAGGTCGTGGGACTGCTCGGACCCTCGGGTGGCGGGAAGACGACGCTCATGCGGTGCGTCATGGGCGTCCAGGTGGTGGCGGCCGGAACGGTCACCGTGCTCGGGCTGCCGGCGGGACACCCGCGGTTGCGCAGGCGGATCGGCTACCGCACACAGGCACCGTCGGTCTACGACGACCTCAGCGTCGAGGAGAACCTGCGCTACTTCGCCACCGTGCTCGGCGCCCCGCGTGACCATGTCGACCGCGTGGTCGACGATGTCGATCTCGGCTCGCACCGTCGCCAGGTGGTCAGGCGGCTGTCCGGTGGCCAGCAGGCACGGGTCTCGCTCGCGGTCGCGCTGCTCGGCGATCCCGAGGTGCTCGTGCTGGACGAGCCGACGGTGGGCCTGGACCCGGTGCTCAGGCACGACCTGTGGGCGTTGTTCGCCCGGCTCGCCGCCGACCGGGGCAGCACCCTGCTCGTGAGCAGCCACGTGATGGACGAGGCCGCCAGGTGTGATCGGCTCCTGCTGCTGCACGACGGCGACCTGCTGGCCACGTCGACGGCGGACGGCCTGCGCGAGCGAACGGGCGCGGCCGACCTGGAGGAGGCCTTCCTCGCCCTGGTGCGAGATGCCGGGCACGAGCGGAACGGGGTGCGGACATGA